The window ATGATCACATTTAggacatatttcaaagaaaaagctCATAATGCCACTGATAAATTAGATGTGGAAAGAGCAGAATCAGGATGATTTCTGTGTTTTGGGCCTGGAGAGTCGGTTGAATGATAATCTTATTAGAAAAGGGAAGGAGACTAAAGGGAAAGGCAAATTTTAAAGACTTGTTCTGACATTAGCTGTCTTGGCTGTGTACTTAGCTGCGATAGGGATAACTATGGGTAAGGCAGGTTTGTGAAGAGCGAGTCAAGAGTTCACTCACTCTAGGAACTTGCAATTTTAAGGAGCAGTAATTCAGGTAGAAACCCAGATAGTGTTTCCATTAGGAGCTATTAATGGCAAAGGGAAGGGGAGTAATTGCATGAATAGAAGGAAGAAATTTCTATTGGTGTTAGTAGCCAAGAAAGGAATTTCTATAGGTGCAATTAAGCTAAGTTATTCTTTAGCTATACCCAGTGGTGCTAATTCTAAAGAAGTAGTTTCATTTTCAGTACTGTCTTTGGGGTGTCTGCTTTCCAAACAGTTGTTTGTAGCGCACTGTTTTTTGTCCCAATCCAAAGGTTATTGTGTCCAGTTCGAATATTCCAAAGGTTTGAGGAGTAAGATGTACCCAGCAATTTTTCTGGGGTAGCAGCTCTGATTCCATTTTATAATGGCAAAACCTTAGAACAGACTGATATATTcatcttttcaataaaaatatataattactacAGGGATTTAGAGACTTTACCTAGGGGCCCACCCACTGATCAAAACAGTGCCTGAGAGAGACCctgttttctgtctttataacCAAAATATGCCCCCTCCCAAGTAACAAATCTTCTTTTCAAATATACCTTAAATCTATTTAAGTAATAAAGACCTGAATTCAAACTTTGTTAATTTCTTACAACTTCTCTTGTTTCAGATCTGATCCTGTGAGAGCTGAAATAATAGTTTATCTCTTTGGGAGTAACTGTTTACAAGTTTTTGGGGAACATGATTCTTTCTTATAACCAACTAGATGGGTTACTCAGCCTTGTGGTTCTCAGAGATGCTAGCTGCCTACAAGACCCTAATTAAGGCTGAATGGACTAATTATACATATCTCTACTCTCTTCATATAGAAATGGGAACCTGTCGTCTTGACTAGGCCATGATCATTAGATAGAAATTTAGTGAAAGATAGGTGACTAGAATCCGTACTTCGTAGCTGATTCCATAGTGGCCTTTGCTACTCATATATATTCATTGATCAAACTCAGTTGGTATGGTTTTCAACAGTACTTCTGCAAAACatgtctttaaaaaagaacattattttttttttactatttaactCAAATCACAAAGAGAGCCAACTTAAGGCAGATGGTAGAGacctctgcccttcccccattCAGATCTCAACTGTGACCTCATCACTGACATCATGTCCCCTAAGGCTGGCCCCGGAGAAGGACAGCTGCCATCCCAATGGGAGCCTGGTGGCTGCAGGGGTACACTGGGAGGTGGTGTCTATAGGACTTGGGTGAGAGAACATCACTGGACACCTACCAGTACCTGCCACCAGGTGGGCTCAGTGCTACATCTACATTTCTACAGGTCCTCGGGTGGTCCTGCCTCTGCTCTCAAGGAAATATGGAACGGGTTAGGAAAGAAGCAGGGGACAGCCACCTGGTATCTGGTCGAGAGTCATCACATATCATCAGAGTGTCTGTCAAGACCCCTCAGGACTTCCAGGAATTTATGGTGGCAGAAAATAGCAGTGTCCGTCACTTTAAGAAATTGATTTCCAAACGCCTTCACTGTGATACTGACCGCCTGGTGCTCATCTTCACAGGAAAGATCCTCCGGGATCAAGACATTCTGAGCCAACGTGGTATCCTTGATGGAACTACAGTTCACTTGGTGGTAAGGATGCATCTGAAAGGAACTCTGTCCAGTTCCAGAACTCTGCCAGACCCTATAGACCACTGCCCCCATCATTCTGAACCCTCGACCTCAGAGAGTGCTGGGATCGTAGCCAGGCTGGGCTGGCTAGCCCGGAGTTCACCTGATCTGGCTGACTTctttggccagctggctcaactCCTGATGGCTGCACCTGAGCCTGTGGTGCAGTTCTTGGAAGACCCTCTGGTTCAAGGCCTGGCAAGTGAGAAACCAGCCAATACTAGCCATGCTCCTGAGTCCTCAAGGCCAGTACAGAAACCTGAGCCAGATCTTAAGGCTCTGGAAACCTTGCAGAGCCCAGCCCAGCAACAAGCGCTCCTGCAGGCAGATAAGCCAGGGCTAGAGGCCTTGAAGGCAGTGCCAGGTGGTGATAATGCCATGCGTCCGGTCTGCTCTGATATCCAGCAGCTCCTGCTCTTCACTCTGGCCCCACTGGTTACTTCCAGAGGTCACAATCCGGGTTCAGAGGTTGGCAATGGGGAGGCCAATGTAAACAACAGTACTGACACCATCACTGCCATCCCCACCGCTTCTGCTCCTGTCAGGCCATTGGCACAAGAGGTCAGTGCAGGAGTAGTTGCCCAGGCCAGGGGCATGGCCTCAAATCAGGCCAATTCAGGGTGCAAGACTGGTATGCCACACTCATGCTCAGGCCAAGATCTTTCCTCCCAGGATGGCCAGCAGCCCACAGAGAAAGCCACTCTAACTAGTCAGCTAAGACCCTCACCCTCTGCCTTGCGTAGAGCCTTGCATGTCCTTCAGCAAAATCCAGCTCTGCTACAGCAGCTGGCTGCTGGCAGTCCTCTGCGACATCATATACCACTACTCCCCATCCTCACCAACCCACGGGCACTGCAGGCATTGATACAAATAGAAAAGGGCCTGAAGATACTGTCCAGGGAGGTACCTGGCCTGGGATCCTGTTTCTGGGGTGCAGGTAGACCACATGGGACTACAAGAGCCCCTGAAAGTAAGGGTGCAGGACAGGGTTACAGAACAGACCCTGTCCAACCAACCATGGCTGTTCTCCAGCTTCTCCATGCACTGGCCAATGCCTGCTCCCTGTCTACCCAATCTTCACCATCCTCACCCCTCCTCAATGAAAGCAGGTACCAGCAAGAAGTGGAACATCTGAAGGCCATGGGCTTTACTAATCGTGATGCTAACCTGCAGGCCCTGATGGCCACAGGCGGAGACATCCACGCTGCCATTGAGAGGTTGCTGGGGGAACCAGAGGCCTAGGTCCCTTCAGCTTACATCCGCAATGCACCAATCCATGGAGAGAGAGGtcgagaaggggaaaggggaagggaggggaagtaGCTTATTTTGGAAATTCCTCTTACTCAGAACATGTGCATACTGAAACATCCCCTCCCTCACTACCCAAGCCTACTCTACATTAAAAAGATTGCTTGGAACTCATGGGTGATGTCAATTTGGGGGGGTGGTTGGGCAAAGGGAATGTTGTTTGGGGAAGGAAATGATCATATTAAATGGTCTTGGGTCTGGGCTTCACCTTCTGATACCTTTCATAAGAGAGTATTTTGCAAATTTGAACATGAAGTAGGGAAATCATATATggttttttcagtgtttttgttCCTGTTCAGTTGGCAACCCAGTTCCTCACCAAGCCTTACCATTGTCGCCATGATCCCCTGCTAGGCCAACCTGAGTGACTCTAAAGGAATCCCGGCTTTTGCTTCCCAGGAAcccatggttttctttttttttttttttttttttttttttttttttttaaataaatttttattaatggtaatgggatgacattaataaatcagggtacatatattcaaagaaaacatgtctaggttattttgtcattaaattatgttgcatacccctcgcccaaagtcagattgtccttcgccgccctctatctagttctctgtgcccctccccctccccctaactctccccctgtcctccctccccccacccctggtaaccaccacactcttgtccatgtctcttagtctcatttttatgttccaccaatgtatggaatcatgtagttcttgtttttttctgatttacttatttcactccttataatgttatcaagatcccaccattttgctgtaaatgatctgatgtcatcgtttcttatggctgagtagtattccatagtgtatatgtgccacatcttctttatccagtcttctattgaagggctttttggttgtttccatgtcttggccactgtgaacagtgctgcaatgaacatggggctacatgtgtcttcacgtatcaatgtttctgagttttgggggtatatacccagtagagggattgctgggtcataaggtagttctatttgcagttttttgaggaaccatcatactttcctccataatggttgtactaccttacagtcccaccaacagtgaatgagggttcctttttctccacagcctctccaacatttgctattacccgtcttgttgatcatagctaatctaacaggtgtgaggtggtatctcattgtagttttgatttgcatttccctaataactaatgaagctgagcattttttcatatatctgttggccatttgtatctcttcctgggagaagtgtctattcatgtcttcttcccatttttttattggattgtttgtttgtttgttgttgagttttatgagttctttgtaaattttggaaattaggcccttatctgagctgttgtttgaaaatatcatttcccatttagttggctgtctgtttatttttatatcagtttctcttgctgagcaaaaactttttattctgatgtagtcccattcatttacctttgccttcacttctcttgccattggagtcaagttcataaaatgttctttaaaacctaggtccatgagtttagtacctatgtcttcttctatgtactttattgtttcaggtcttatatttaggtctttgatccattttgaattaattttagtacacggggacaggctgtagtcgagtttcattcttttgcatgtggctttccagttttcccaacaccatttgttgaagaggctttcttttctccattgtgtgttgttggcccctttatcaaagattatttgaccatatatatgtggttttatttctgggctttctattctgttccattggtctgagtgtctatttttctgccaataccatgctgttttgattattgtggccctataatatagtttaaagtcaggtattgtaatgcccccagcttcattctttttctttaggattgttttggctattcggggttttttatagttccatataaatctgatgattttttgttccatttctttaaaaaatctcacaggaattttgatgggaattgcattaaatttgtatattgctttgggtaatatggccattttgattatatttattcttcctatccaagaacaaggaatatttttccatctcattgtatctttttcgatttcccttaacaatgctttgtaattttcattatataggtcctttacattctttgttatgtttattcctaggtattttattttttttgttgcaatcgtgaaggggattatttttttgagttcgttttctaatatttcattgttggcatagagaaaggctatggacttctgtatgttaattttgtatcctgcgaccttactgtattggttttctttatgtctgGAAGCCTCCCACTCTTTGACCATATCTCTCTGTCATTATGGCCAGTCTCGGTATTGCAAAGAAAGGAGGTTTAACTTCCCTCTCAGCCAGGGCTCTTCCTCTGATATCTCCCTGTTCCAGGATCCTTTCTTATGTGGTCCACCTCCATGACCTCtgaagttccatcctcccttcctctgcACACTTCCTGCCTTTATGCTGCAAAATGCTTGCATTTGTTGCCTTATTGGTTACTAAACTTTATCTCTCCCTTTATCCCTGAATTTCGTCTGCCCTTCCAGTGATCATGTTTTACCACTTTCTGTAGTCTCTATCTTATCCTCAGTATGGTGCAGAAACTTTCTCAAgactctttctcatttttttattttcccaaaaattTCTGGGGAATTTAATGTACCGACTTCTCTTTCTTTAAGCTCCTTTATTTAATCTATTCTCTTAACTATTGTCTTAGAGAGTCGTGCATCCTGAGAGTATGTTACACTGATCAGAGGTGGATTTTATGGTGGGAGCGCTGAGTGTGCGTCCTAGGCCCTGACTTCTAAAGGGCCCTGGAAaaacccaactttacacttttttctaatgacaccaagtttggtttcatatgtgtaattttaattatgtacaaattatgtaaaaatatggttaaaatgcattcttatttttcttctctctctttttgtaagGGGCCCAAAAATTTCTTCTGTGCCcgaggcctcaaccaaccttaatctctCTCTGACACGGGTTATTTCTTCATTCATCCTTCAATGAGTTTGGCCATTTTCTTAGTACTTGCTCTTACTTCTACTAACATGGTTATTAATTAACATGGTTCCTAAAGCTAATCTATTTGTACTTTCCACAGCACACTAGCCTTTCCCTTGGATGTCCCAGAGGAACCTCTGGCTCAGCACTTCCAAATATAACTCAGCTTATTTCCCCTGGCTCCTATCCCTACTCTGAATTCCGTGGTCCCAATGTCTTAGTGAAAGTCATCAATACTTTCTCAGTTCacccattattttcttttttttttatttttctgaagctggaaacggggagagacagtcagacagactcccgcatgcgcccgaccgcgatccacccggcacgcccaccaggggcgatgctctacccaccagggggtgatgctctgcccctccgggggggtcgctctgccgcgaccagagccactttcgcgcctggggcacaggccaaggagccatccccagcacccgggccatctttgctccaatggagccttggctgcgggaggggaagagagagacagagaggaaggagggggtggggggtggagaagcaaatgggcgcttctcctgtgtgccctggccgggaatcgaacccgggtcccccgcacgccaggccgatgctgtaccgctgagccagccggccagggcgacCCATTATTTTCTGCACATCTCTGCTCTATCACTGAGGTGACTCATGTATAGGCAGACAAAGTGTGCCTTATTTAGTTTGTAATTTTCCCAAAGTCTCACAGTTTGTGATtaacagagatgaagaaaccCAAGCTCTTTGATTCTAGAGTTTGTAATAAgcacaaataaaatcaaaattccaTAATGAGGCAGTCAAGTAGGAGGTTAAGGGAGGTGGTAGGGAGAGTTTCCTTAGGacttagaaaaagaatttttaaaaaaaattgtacatacACAAGAAagtgaatgtatgtgtgtgtgagtatgtgcatgtgtgagtgtgtgcatgtgtgtgtgtatgtgtgtgtgttgtaagaGACACATAAAGACTGACTTGGGAGTGTTGGGGTGAATGTAAGATCTGGGAATGGGCTATGACATTGGGGAGAACTCAGAAGGTTGGCTGCTCAGGACCTCATCAGGACTGAATTACTCAAAGTCCATGTTCAAAGGATCTTCCTCAGCACAgtagtaagtaaaaaaataaattataaaatactatgcatcataaaaaaaaagatcttcttCAGCACAAACTGAAAGAGCTAGACTCAgggcaaaaagaaaaggaatatccAATGTGGCAGGATTCCATGGTTAGGCTTATTGTAAACTGTTCTCTGCATTTGGTCATTGCACTGATTCCTTCTCAATGTGCGATTTACAAGGTGGTCTAGTAAGGTTGCTTAAGGCTCTAGCAGGGGCAGGCTGAAAGAGCAGGctgaataatttgaaaatacttgatgattagtgacttttgTCTTTCCTCAATAGTCAAATTCTTTTTACgtgtgtattttatataatggaatactactcagccgtaaaaaTGAAGACAATCTTACCCTTAAGACAGCATGGTTGAACCTGGACAGCATGAATAATACTGAATTCTGGGTTGTAGTGATCAGGGAAGTATCATTTGGGGAAAATACTGCTTTCTCCTGTTAACCACTAATCTTATTTCAGCCTTGATTAAAACTGATTGAAGATTATTAACACatacccacacatacacacacagaaatttTCAGGGGAGATGAATATGTTTAATACACAGA is drawn from Saccopteryx leptura isolate mSacLep1 chromosome 1, mSacLep1_pri_phased_curated, whole genome shotgun sequence and contains these coding sequences:
- the LOC136388020 gene encoding ubiquilin-1-like → MERVRKEAGDSHLVSGRESSHIIRVSVKTPQDFQEFMVAENSSVRHFKKLISKRLHCDTDRLVLIFTGKILRDQDILSQRGILDGTTVHLVVRMHLKGTLSSSRTLPDPIDHCPHHSEPSTSESAGIVARLGWLARSSPDLADFFGQLAQLLMAAPEPVVQFLEDPLVQGLASEKPANTSHAPESSRPVQKPEPDLKALETLQSPAQQQALLQADKPGLEALKAVPGGDNAMRPVCSDIQQLLLFTLAPLVTSRGHNPGSEVGNGEANVNNSTDTITAIPTASAPVRPLAQEVSAGVVAQARGMASNQANSGCKTGMPHSCSGQDLSSQDGQQPTEKATLTSQLRPSPSALRRALHVLQQNPALLQQLAAGSPLRHHIPLLPILTNPRALQALIQIEKGLKILSREVPGLGSCFWGAGRPHGTTRAPESKGAGQGYRTDPVQPTMAVLQLLHALANACSLSTQSSPSSPLLNESRYQQEVEHLKAMGFTNRDANLQALMATGGDIHAAIERLLGEPEA